The nucleotide sequence GCCGAGGGGCGGACCCGGCCCGGGTTGGACGCTGGCCTCGCCGCCTGGCGGCCGCCGGGACTTCAAAAAGCTGAAAGCAACGATCCGTGATTCAGCGTTTTCCTTATACCCTCCTCCCTGTTTCTTCTCCGGCCAGGGACGCGCATAGTTATCGACAGATTGTGACGTGAACCGGAAAAGACACCGTCTCCCTCTTGGCTTCACGTTATCTCTAAAAATGGGGGCTTTGGTTTATCTCTCGCAGCTCTGAGGTCACTTGCAGCTCTGGCATTCTGTGATAACTGGATGCTGAGGAAAGAGGGATGCAGCTCTCAATTTTCCTTACTTGAGATCTTCCTAAAAGTGGCGGAGGGATGGGATCCTCTGGAAAACGATGGCAACTCCAGGAGGAGGCCTACCCTTAATCTTTACAACTGTGGTACTCAAGCTAGCatttaaaagaattctaaatCACAAAGGAGATGAGccacagaaaaaggaaagtatGGCAGTGGTGagagagcagaaggcaagctgacaCCCCACAGCCCTCACCCCACCTTGTGCTTTGTCcccagcttgccttctgctccctcagcAGCCCGGTCCAGACTGTTCTGTGCAGGATCTCGGTACTGGAGAGAAGACCACATAGATGGAATGAGTAGGGTCTGTTTGGCAGCGGAGATTGTGTAAAGGCGCTCTACGCATCCTGTTAGTTGACCCGTAAACGTCCTCACTCCTCCAGTAATTACACTTGCCTCACTTAGCTTCCAGGACAccaattttgtttctgttttcttcctgctttgCCAGTTTTCTTCACAGTTTGCTTTGatgatttctccttttctccgAACTATAGAGTGCCCCTAGGACAGTCTCCTGATCTTGACTTTTCAATATACACACCTGTTTGACCTCATTCAGTCTCAGTGATTTCCAAAGTTCTTTCTCTATCCTCGACTTCTCCTAAACTCCAGACTTGAATAGCCCGGCGcctatttgtcttttccttataTATCTAACGGACAATTCAAAGTTAACATGCTTCAAACTAAACCCGTCTCTACCCTGCCTCAAACTGCCTCACCTGCAGCCTTCCTCATCTCAGTTGATGGAAACTATTCTTTCGGTTCTTGGACTCAACTTCTTTCTCTCAGACTCCGGGAAATCCTGGGGGTTCTATCCTTAAACTATTTCCAGAATCCAACCTCTTCCCACCACCTCCAGTGCTTCAGCCTGGAATAAGATGCTATCTTTCTCCTGGATCACTGCAGTAGTTTCTTAGCAAATCTGCCTTAGTGTTCTGCAGTGTATTTACAACACAACAGTCAGGATCTCTTAAAAAACAtacatcagggcgcctgggtggctcagttgattaagcgactgccttcagctcaggtcatgatcaagtcccgggatcaagtcccacattgggctcagcagggagcctgcttctccctctgaccctcccccttctcgtgctctctatctctctcaaaatctttaaaacaaaacaaaaaaccacacatCAGATTATGTCATCCCCCTACCCAAAACTTTGCAGTGACTTCCCCCTTTACTCAGAACAAAAGGAAAGGGCCATACAATCGTCTACAGGGCCTCCCTAATCTGGCCCATTAGCGCTCTGACTTCATCACCATGCCCTCCGTTTCTCGAAAACACCAGGCACTTTCTCCTCAGGGCGTTTGCACTGGCTGTAGCTTAGGCATGGAATGCTCTCACCCCCAGATGTTGGCTTGGCTAACTCCCCCACCTTTAAATCTTTGATTAAATGTCACCTTTTCATTGAAGCCTATGTGGATCACCCTATTTTTTTTACCCTATTTATTTctccagcctgccccacccccttcacaCTCCTGATCTTCCTTTATCCTCTTTTCTCCATAGCAGTTACCTAACAtactaaattttattatgtttatagtTTATGTTTGTCTTCTtactgtttaagatttttttttattagagagagagtgcaagcagggggagagggagagggagacagacttcTTGCTGATCGAGGAGCCCCACACtacaggacctgagccgaaatcaagagtcagagcacccaactgactgagtcacccaggctgcCCCTGTCTTCTCGCTGTTAGAAGCTAAGTTCCATTAAGCAGGgacctttgttttgtttactggtGTATCCCAAACACCTAGAATACTGCCTGGCTTTCAGTAGGCcctcaatcaatatttgttgaatggatgagtgaatgaatacgCAGAGGTCTCAAACTGGTGGCCCCAGAATCAAATTTTGCTCACAATGTTGACTTTTTTTCATCAACAGTTTTTATCTTTTGAGTTAGTAGCCACTAGTTAAAAAATTTGGAggaatttgggcacctgggtggctcagttggttaagcgactgccttcggctcgggtcatgatcctggagtcccgggatcgagtccggcatcgggctccctgctcagcagggagtctgcttctccctctgaccctcttccctctcgtgctctctatctctcattctctctcaaataaataaaatcttttaaaaaaatttggaggAATTTAACACAAAAATCTATCTTTCCATTTTATGTTGAAAAATCATACAATCTGGGACCACTGAGTCTGCATTTCTACAACTGGATGGAGCTGAGTTGTCAGCTTCTTTTAGACAGGGTATGAGCTTTCCATTTTGCTACAGCCCCACCCAGCAGCTCCACTAATTCCATTAGCTGTCCTGGCTCCTGGAGGCTGTTTGCAATTTCTACCCTACAAGGCAATGAGATAATTCAACAATGTGTAGCACCCCTGGATTATTAAAGGTGGGGATATAATAAAACTATTGAATTGATAGGAACTGGGAACCAATGTATTAGGTCAGACATTGGATCAGGGCCTTGGAAACCTACAGTGTTAAGACACCAACCAGTTTGTTGCTCAAGtgggatgtgtgtatgtgtgtgtgttacatgaGAGTGTGCACACGCATGAGGATATATGCCAGAATAAGGAGCCACGTTGGGTATGCTTGACAGTGCTCAGGCAGGGCTGTTTACCAATCAGTACAGAAGCTAAAGTATTCTAATTACTGGTACAGCCAGGAAGTACTTACTAGATGAACAGGATAAGGGGGTTGGTTGGGTGGGGTAGGGGAGCAGCAGAGTGGAGTCCTGAAGTGACATAAGGGCTAACCCCCTTGCCCATGTCATAGTGCCCACCGGGTCACAATGACACCAAGTTGTGTGAACCTCTGCCACCCATCTCTGAACCTCACTTTGCCGCGGGGAGGCACTGAACTGAGAAACTGCCTTGTAACAGGTTAcacccctctgccttctccctttcTTATATCAAGAGGGGAAAAACACGGAACTACCTCTACCCGATCTGGTCACCATACGCCTATTACCTTTACTGTTACAAATACCGGATCACCCTCCGGGAGAAGATGCTGCCTTATTGTTATAAAAGGTACTTGTTTTCATCTCTACTTGTAGTTGTTTATATAAActgtcaggaaaaataaaagaatttgaaggAAGTTCCCAAGTGGCAAGAGATAATAGCAAAAGGGGGTGGAAAGCTGGCAtggaactttaaaatttttccatttggcTGGCCTGGGAGAATGGAAACAGGCTGGTTCACAGAAGATACAGAAGATAGTGCCAGAGCCCAGTCCTGTGTACCTGGAAGTTATGAGCCTTTCACCTTCTCAGACACAGAGGGAAACTAATTTGGGCCCCTTTTCCCAACCAGCATCACTTATAAGGAACGGGAGGACTTGACACTCCGGCCCCGTTCCTGCCTTCAGTGCTCCTGAGTCCCTAGCAGGCCTCCAGGCGGTCAGAAGCACCGAGCAGGGTGATCACGACCAGCTTAAAGAATTATACTCGGTAAGTGGCCTCTGTGCCAGGGAAGCCCCTAGCTTGCTTCAGTGACACCTTGTGAAGAAGGGGCATTATTGGCTAGTTGGAAAAGAAACTGTAGATCTTGGAGCTCACGTATAACAGCTAGTTGCTTTAGAAACAAGGATTCTGGCCCAGAGATATTAAGTCAAGATCATAGAGCTGGTGGTGAAAAGTTTAACGGGAAAAGAGGAGGTGGGAACAAAGAGCAGAATGTAGTAAGACTTCTGGGACATAAAGCTGTTTCGCTGCTAAGCAGGGACTAGAAACCAGAACTACTCAACTTGTCCCTCTATCCTGCTGCAGTAACATGCCTGTAGAcctctacattttaaaagagaaatagaacTCAGACAAAACCCCTATCATGGAAAAAAGTGGAAGAGCATTATCAGTGAGGCAGTAAACAAATGACACAGCGTCGTTTAAAGAAGCAGCCCTCTGATGTAAGTTTCTGAAGGGTTGGTGCGCCTTAACAGGCAGTAATACTGTCACTGCACTGACTCCTTTCTAGATTGTTTGGTATCAAGGAAAGCTCCACGATAGAGAATTTGGTCCTAGAACTAAGGGACAAAGACTTTGGCTCCAATTCTCCCAGGCTCCCTGTCAGCTCCCCGTTAGCTTTCTCAGACCTAGCCAATCAGCCTGCGATCTGATTTAAGGTCGAGATGAGAACAGAAGACTATTACTCTCTTATTCTTCCAGGCTGGGAACCTGACGGTGCTGGCTACTGACCCCCTGCTCCATCAGGACCCAGTGCAGTTAGACTTCCATTTCCGCCTCACCCCCCAGACCTCTGCCCATTGGCACGGCCTTCTCTGTGACCATCGACTCTTCCTGGATATCCCATATCGGGCCTTGGATCAAGGCAACCGAGAAAGGTGACTGAGCCCAGATGGGAAAgcagggaaaggagggggagaggggaagaggcaggggctTCCCTTCTTTTATGTCATAATCAGGTAGTGGGTATGCTAACCACTGAGGGTTGATTCACAAGCTAGATACTTTCACACCACTGAAATGGCATGCAAACAAGcccatgagctgagccaaaatctgGGCTTCAAGGAGTCATAGCCCATGGGAGGTTGCTGGACTCCGATTCAGAAACACAGAAGTGAGGATCCTTAAATAGTTGAGTAATAGGACGTGCCTTCCAGCTGTTTGTCTTTATATAGCAGTTCCTTCTCCCCAGGCCCCTTCAGGTGTCAGTCTTACTGTGTGCAATCCCTGGCCTTCAGAGGACAATCTATCAATGCAAGTTCATCAACTTTCACTTCCTGGCTTAGGTCAGGAAAAATGGAATAAGGTTTCTTCTACTCCAAGTAGGGGTCTGGATTTTTAGTTCACTAAATATTAACCATGATTCTTCCCTCTGGCCCCTAGTTTGACTGCAACACTGGAGTATGTGGAGGAGAAGACCAATGTGGACTCTGTGTTCGTAAACTTCCAAAACAACCGGAATGACAGAGGTGGGGATCGGCTGTCCTTCCTGGCCCATGGTGCTGAAGCAGCTGACAGCAACTTATTCCTTTGTAGGAGACTCTCTTCCCCCACTCTTTAGAAGAGAACGTGCTCATAGGCATTTCAGGGATTTAACCACTCCCTTTCACCCGCAAGGAAATGAAGGCACCGAGCACTCTGTGCATTCAAATTACACTGGGATGATGAGGAAGGCCCTGCAGGTAGAGGTCAGAAGCCAGACTGAAGAAGCACTAGTGAAATTAACACAGAACCATTCAAGGCATGTAGCTGGTGGGACAGAGAGGACCTCAAACATATTAAGCACCTACAGTGTGAAGGGGTTCGACACAGGGCCAGGAGGATAGGAATATATTTACCCAGATGCTTGGAGCATATGTTGCAGAAACCGCCTCTTCCCTCATACTCTGTTAGAAGACAGAAGATGGTCAAGAGTTTACTAGACCATCATTGTGTTGGGCTTCCTAAACATCAGCTCATTTAAATTCTGTGAGGAAGGTTCTATGATCCCCAtcttgcaaatgagaaaactgaagttcagaaaggTTAACTTGTAGAATGTTACAAAGGTAAGTAAATGTTAGAACCACGGTTGGAGTCTAAGTCAGCTAGTCCACAACACGTCACCGTAATGCCTACACTACACGGCTTTCCCCCAGCCACTCcccagtgaaagaagccaaatctGTGGGGAATAGTTGTATGGAGCCTCagagtgttttctatttttttttttctcttttcacaggTGCCCTGCTACGGGCCTTCAGCTACATGGGCTTTGAGTTGGTCAGACCCAATcaccctgccctcccttcctgggACAATGTCATCTTTATGGTGTATCCCCTTGAAAGGGACCTTGGCCACCTCTCCAATGAGCCTCCCTGAACATACTTATTCCTGCTGAGGGGATAATGGGAACTTGATAAATGGGAACCAGGATGTGATTCAGGACACCTTCCATCTTAGGAATAAAGGGTAGTGCAATCCTCAAGCGTTCACttttcttgggggtggggaaggcagggttGGTTATGCAATCCTCAAGTGTTCACTATTTTTTGGCAGGAAAGCGAGTTGGCTGGAGTGGAACAGGACCCTTATAGAGCTGAATTCACTATAGGATAAACAtttaatgatggaaaaaaaatcaga is from Zalophus californianus isolate mZalCal1 chromosome 4, mZalCal1.pri.v2, whole genome shotgun sequence and encodes:
- the OAZ3 gene encoding LOW QUALITY PROTEIN: ornithine decarboxylase antizyme 3 (The sequence of the model RefSeq protein was modified relative to this genomic sequence to represent the inferred CDS: deleted 1 base in 1 codon), encoding MAVLAFCSLSSPVQTVLCRISKLPCNRLHPSAFSLSYIKRGKTRNYLYPIWSPYAYYLYCYKYRITLREKMLPYCYKSITYKEREDLTLRPRSCLQCSESLAGLQAVRSTEQGDHDQLKELYSAGNLTVLATDPLLHQDPVQLDFHFRLTPQTSAHWHGLLCDHRLFLDIPYRALDQGNRESLTATLEYVEEKTNVDSVFVNFQNNRNDRGALLRAFSYMGFELVRPNHPALPSWDNVIFMVYPLERDLGHLSNEPP